One region of Corvus moneduloides isolate bCorMon1 chromosome 1, bCorMon1.pri, whole genome shotgun sequence genomic DNA includes:
- the MTPAP gene encoding poly(A) RNA polymerase, mitochondrial, whose protein sequence is MALRAGGPALRLLRGRLRLPGPAARGHARLGRSGAAAAQPATEEPGEDAEVSTRKKTFAEVQTERLDQAERTVLIKCPSKLNEKKLLQYLSSHGNVKSHFFFENRGISALIEFSEKSSIASLQDAVGIPDVSEHHVVPFKSRLFTFTLKNPVSQRMEETPLHLSPQCHIPVKDLIQKLCLADSISGQMYVLLNEHQLTEENIKLRFLACSLVRDFARAYFPDSTVKPFGSSVNTFGKLGSDVDMFLDFHDTGKHATKMKKGPFEMEYQMKRLPSERLATQRILSVIGDCLDNFGPGCVNVQKILNARCPLVKFCHQPTGFQCDLSVSNSIAIRSSELLYIYGCLDSRVRALVFTVRCWARVHGLTNSAPGTWITNFSLTMMVMFFLQKRSPPIIPTLDQLKELADEKDKHIIGGYDCSFVSDLRKIKPTKNTETLDVLLGEFFEYFGNFDFRKNSINLRKGKEVNKPESSPLYIWNPFEQDLNISKNVNQPQLEKFIAMARESAWILQKEDKTQQMINKEPWGLAALLIPFGKSNSSRMKNRMKGIGSETIKSLLDSLKLNNANSQQKAVGK, encoded by the exons ATGGCGCTCCGCGCGGGAGGGCCGGCGCTGCGGCTGCTGCGGGGCCGCCTGCgcctccccggccccgccgcccgcgggcACGCCCGGCTCGGCCGCtccggcgccgccgccgcgcagcCGGCTACCGAGGAGCCGGGGGAAG ATGCTGAAGTCAGTACCAGAAAGAAGACATTTGCTGAAGTGCAAACAGAACGGCTGGATCAAGCTGAACGGACTGTTTTAATTAAGTGCCCATCaaaacttaatgaaaaaaaattattgcagtaCTTATCCAGTCATGGAAATGTTAAGAgtcatttcttttttgaaaatcGT GGCATCAGTGCTTTAATAGAGTTTTCAGAAAAGAGCAGTATAGCCTCGTTACAGGATGCTGTTGGAATCCCAGATGTTTCAGAGCATCATGTTGTCCCATTTAAATCAAGACTTTTTACTTTCACATTGAAAAACCCAGTGAGTCAACGCATGGAAGAGACACCACTTCACCTCTCTCCTCAGTGTCACATTCCAGTGAAAGACCTTATTCAAAAGCTTTGTCTTGCAGACAGT ATAAGCGGTCAGATGTATGTTCTACTGAATGAGCATCAGCTTACAGAAGAAAACATCAAGCTCCGATTTCTGGCCTGTTCTTTGGTTCGGGATTTTGCACGTGCATATTTCCCAGACAGCACAGTAAAGCCATTTGGCTCTTCAGTCAACACATTTGGCAAACTGGGATCTGATGTGGACATGTTTTTGGACTTCCATGATACAGGAAAGCATGCTACAAAAATG AAAAAAGGTCCCTTTGAAATGGAGTATCAGATGAAAAGATTACCATCAGAAAGATTAGCAACTCAGAGGATTCTTTCTGTCATTGGTGACTGCCTTGATAATTTTGGTCCTGGGTGTGTGAATGTACAGAAGATACTCAATGCCCGCTGCCCTCTGGTGAAATTTTGCCATCAGCCGACAGGATTCCAGTGTGATCTGTCAGTGAGCAACAG CATTGCAATAAGAAGTTCAGAACTCTTGTATATCTATGGCTGTCTTGATTCCCGTGTACGAGCTTTAGTGTTCACTGTACGATGTTGGGCCCGTGTTCATGGACTTACAAACAGTGCTCCTGGTACCTGGATTACAAACTTCTCCCTGACCATGATGGTCAtgttttttctgcaaaagagaTCTCCACCTATCATTCCAACACTAGACCAACTTAAAGAACTGGCAG atgaaaaagACAAGCATATAATTGGAGGATATGATTGCTCATTTGTTAGTGATTTAAGGAAGATTAAACCTACAAAAAATACAGAGACGCTTG aTGTATTGTTGGGTGagttttttgaatattttggaAACTTTGATTTCAGGAAGAATTCCATAAATCTTCGAAAG ggaaaggaagtAAATAAGCCTGAGTCCTCTCCGCTTTATATCTGGAATCCCTTTGAACAAGACCTTAATATCAGCAAGAATGTTAATCAGCCACAGCTGGAGAAATTTATAGCTATGGCCAGAGAAAGTGCCTGGATTTTACAGAAGGAAGATAAAACTCAGCAAATGATCAATAAAGAACCTTGGGGACTGGCAGCACTACTGATACCATTTGGAAAAAGTAATTCCAGCAGGATGAAGAATAGGATGAAAGGAATAGGAAGTGAAACAATCAAAAGCCTCTTGGACTCTTTAAAGTTAAATAATGCAAACAGTCAAcaaaaagcagtgggaaaatga
- the MAP3K8 gene encoding mitogen-activated protein kinase kinase kinase 8, which translates to MVLSDVIRLNTRSDFAKWTVMEYMSTGSDSKEEIDLLLADLNMSEVIAIMENHYPGEDIAVYEDSLITMCEEANQNDESAESLLFCEREVSFMSSVKYGTVEDLLAFANQVSNTAKQFKGCRQQESGILLNMITPKNGRYQIDSDVLLFPWKLTYRNIGSDFIPRGAFGKVYLAQDRETKKRMACKLVPVDQFKPSDVEIQACFRHENIAELYGAILWDETIHLFMEAGEGGSVMEKLESCGPMREFEIIWVTKHILKGLDFLHSKRIIHHDIKPSNIVFMSTKAVLVDFGLSVQMTEDIYYPKDLRGTEIYMSPEVILCRGHTTKADIYSMGATIIHMQTGIPPWVNRYPRSAYPSYLYIIHKQAPPLEDIAEDCSTSMRELLEAALERNPNHRLSAADLLKHEALHPPPEEQPRCQSLDSALFERKRLLARKDLQLPENITDSSLCNGSMEESDLLKRQRSLYIDLGALAGYFNIVRGPPALEYD; encoded by the exons atggttttgagTGATGTAATCAGGTTAAATACAAG gagtGATTTTGCAAAGTGGACAGTGATGGAGTATATGAGCACGGGTAGTGATAGCAAAGAAGAGATTGACTTGTTGCTAGCTGATCTAAATATGTCTGAGGTGATAGCCATCATGGAAAACCATTATCCAGGTGAAGACATTGCAGTCTATGAAGACAGCTTAATTACAATGTGTGAAGAGGCAAATCAAAACGATGAAAGTGCAGAATCATTACTGTTTTGTGAAAGGGAGGTCTCTTTTATGTCCTCCGTCAAATACGGGACTGTGGAAGACCTGCTTGCTTTTGCAAATCAGGTGTCTAACACTGCAAAACAATTTAAAGGATGCAGACAACAGGAATCTGGAATCCTCTTAAATATG ATCACACCCAAGAATGGGCGCTATCAAATTGACTCAGATGTGCTCCTGTTTCCATGGAAGTTGACTTACAGGAACATTGGTTCTGATTTTATTCCTCGGGGAGCTTTTGGGAAAGTGTACTTAGCCCAAGACAGAGAAACCAAGAAACGAATGGCATGCAAACTG GTGCCAGTGGATCAGTTCAAACCATCAGATGTTGAAATACAGGCATGTTTCCGTCACGAAAACATTGCTGAATTATACGGTGCTATTTTGTGGGATGAGACGATCCATCTCTTTatggaagctggagagggaggatCTGTcatggaaaagctggagagTTGTGGTCCTATGAGAGAGTTTGAAATAATTTGGGTGACAAAGCATATTCTGAAAGGACTTGACTTTCTCCACTCCAAGAGGATTATCCACCATGATATCAAAC cAAGCAACATCGTCTTTATGTCAACTAAGGCTGTTTTGGTGGATTTTGGCCTGAGCGTTCAAATGACTGAAGACATTTACTATCCCAAAGACCTTAGAGGAACAGAG ATTTACATGAGCCCTGAAGTTATCCTTTGCAGAGGCCACACAACAAAAGCAGACATCTACAGCATGGGAGCTACTATCATTCATATGCAAACAGGCATCCCGCCCTGGGTGAACAGATACCCTCGTTCTGCATATCCATCCTACCTCTATATT aTACACAAGCAAGCTCCCCCCTTAGAGGATATTGCTGAGGACTGCAGCACTTCCATGAGAGAATTGCtagaagcagctctggaaaggaATCCTAATCACAGGCTGTCTGCAGCAGACTTACTGAAACACGAAGCCTTACACCCACCCCCAGAAGAGCAGCCGCGGTGCCAGAGTCTGGACTCGGCGttgtttgaaaggaaaagactgCTTGCAAGGAAGGAtctgcagctgccagaaaaCATTACAG ATTCCTCCTTGTGTAATGGGAGCATGGAAGAGTCAGACCTGCTAAAGAGACAAAGATCACTCTACATAGACCTTGGAGCTCTAGCTGGTTACTTCAATATTGTTAGGGGACCACCAGCCTTAGAATATGACTGA